CTTCTGACTGTTGATCCTAAATTGTCCCAGGTCCACACACTAAGAGCAGTTGCTGGGGACATTTCCACTCCATGTGTTTTGGCCCACAATAATATATCTTTTAACTGAAGCCCACCTAAAGTAATTCCACGCTTCTCTAATACTAATTTCCACATTGATAGCACCATGGTATCTTCTTTAGATAACTTACTCCCCATgttgtccctggtggctcaccttaCCGGTGTCACTTTCTCCTGGGATCTTGCAGCCGCTCGCTGCGCTACTACTGGGATCATATAGGCACATCGGGGTCACCAAATGTGGTGATGCAAGTCGAGGTGGattgaaaagaaacactatgtctgcgtggctgggttcggacaaaaatggcctttattgtttatacaaactatttatatatcttagacaagTGCAGGTGTTAGAtcctgataggtttttgtgtccttcttgcttgctatttgctgttgctgtaggtgcccgtatgctgcggttctaagttccgattcttcacaccctgtttacatacctgacaatttgtggctgtcttgaaaggtacacggctaagtctttgaagtcaactaacttgtctgcagacccgctgcagaccccaacataTAGGTACATCAGTGACAAAAGGGAGATGGGAAAATGCAggccctctctggaaggaaatgggaaacctggttacccaggacatggagaaggccGAGGTACTTgatgacttttttgcctcagtcttcacaggcaaatgctgcagccccacagcccaagtcacagaaggcaaaagcaGGGACGGGGAGAATACAGAACCACCCACTGTAaaagatcaggttcaagaccatctaCGGAatctgaaggtgcacaagtccatgagacctgatgagatgcatccatgGGTCCAGAGGGAAATGGCGGATGAAGCGGCTAAGCCACTGTCCATCGTGCTTGAGGAggcagtccagtgaagttcccactacacaggaaaaggggaagagaaccctcatttttaaagagggaagaaggaagccctgaggaactacaggctggtcagcctcacctctgtgcctggcaagatcatggagcagatcctcctggaaactgtgctaaggcacatggaaaataagatgATGATTGATGACAGAACACATGGATTCACTCAGGGCAAATCGTGCCCGACAAATGTGGTGGCCTTCTGTGACAGGGGTTACAGCACTGGTGGACAAAGTAAGAGCTACTAATGAatttgtgcaaagcttttgacactggTCCCGCATGACATCTTTGTCTCTTAACGGGAGAGACTTAGATTTGACAGGTTGtccacttggtggataaggaataGGCTGGACAGTCGTACCCGagagttgcagtcaacagctcaatgtccaagcGGAGGTCGCTGTTCGGACCAGTGCTGTTTAGCGTCTGTGTCGGCAACATGGGCactgggattgagtgcaccccTAGCAAACCTGCCGATGACACGAAGCTGTGGTGCAGCTGACATGCTCAAAGGAAGGcttgccatccagagggaccttggcaGGCTTAAAAGGTGGGCCcctgcaaacctcatgaagcACAACAAGGCCAcgtgcaaggtcctgcatgttggctggggcaatcccaagcacattTACAAGCTGGGCAGAGAACGGATTGAGAGCAGTCTTGAAAAAGATTTGAGGGTGTTGGTTGATGAGAAGTTCagcatgacccagcaatgtgtgtTTGTAGCCCAGCAAaccaaccaaatcctgggctgcataaaaagaagcatggccagtaAGGCAAGCAGGTgatcctccttccctgctctgctcttgtgagaccccccCTGtgcagtactgcattcagctctggggtccccaacatAGAGAgggcatggacctgttggagctAGTCCAGAGGAGGCCgcaaagatgctcagagggctggaacacctctcctagGAAGACAGGCCAAGAGAGGTGgcgttgttcagcctggagaagagacggatctggggagaccttagaaCAGCCTTCCACTGCCTAAAGGGGCCAGCAAGAAAGCTCACGGGGGACTTgttacaagggcatgtagtgataggacaagggggaacggctttaaactgaaagaggggagatgtaGGTTAGATACTAGAAAGAGATTCTTCACTAGGAGAggggtgaggcactggaacaggttgcccagaaaagctgtggatgccccatccctggcagtgcccaaggccaggctggacggggcttggagcaccctgggctagtggaaggtgtccttgcccagggcagggggggaacGGGGTGATctttagggtcccttccaacccaaaccattctatgatattatatatatatatatatataattgctATTCTGAACATactaataaaagcattttctgcaaattcTTGAGTTACAATCAGGACAAgtcaaggagaaagaaaaaaaaaaatcagttgttaCAGACACTGATTTTCTCTGGAACATAAATATCATCCACACCACAAACTCCTTCCTTATACAAAAGACAGTAACAGAAAACACCGGTTTTCTTATCAATAAGTCTGAGCCTCTCATGAACTTCTGTTAAAAATGACTGAGACATAATTagctcttcttaaaaaaataaatctcttcagTACCTCCTTTCATGCAGTTAGTAGCAAATCCAatttttctgcctccctctaTTGAGCCCCTAAGCAGCAGGTTAGTATGCAACAGTGGCGATCATCACATTCATGTTGCCTTAACCTGAATAAAACCACTGCATTCATTTAATAGCGCTTAAATTACCAGAGATACTCAGAGAGCTAGAAATACCATTGTGAAAAGGATAATTGCTCTACAAGGAAACATTAACTTCAAGAGCTTAATGGGTAAGTAAAAAAAAGGCTCTGAGACTTGAAAAAATACAGGGAAGTAGGAAAAGATGAACGATAACTACAGTTTCATATACACAAATTGTACAAAATTATAGTCCAATTCCCTTTTGTCAAAACAAACCTTCAACAGCTTGATTCCTGGGTTACAGTTTGTGCTGCATGAAAGAAGTCTGCTAGAGAAAAAACGAACCTCAAAGCATCAGACATGGGCAAAACCAGCTGTCTAGAGCAAACTGGGACAGAGAGCTCGTAACTTGACTTAAGTCACATTGGAAATCAGTGGAAAAATCTTCAAGGATTTGATGCCccacggaaaaaaaaaaaaaaaagccacgaGGATATTTGTTTACATTAATTCCTTGTAGCAAAGACTGGAGACCAAGGGGTGATCCCACACAGAACTATTCCCCTATTATACAGAAACACAAGTAAAGGCCCCTCCAGCCTGTCACCCCAGTGACCACTGGGGAATACCTGTGAATGAGTTCCCAGTCTTACTTTACTCTTCTTGGGTTTCTCAGAATTCAgtcaaaaaagaaaccaccacaGGCGGCAGCAAGTGTAAACCAAGAAGAGGAACAGGGAAGCCTGAGAAATCCGGGAATAACCAGAAAGGATGTGGAAGAAGTAAGTACCTGTAAAACAGGCATGCAGCCATCATCTCTTCTTTGAACACTGTTCCAAGAAATGGGCTACACGAAATGAGAGCTTGCCACTGaagagctgtggcagctggaaTGTCACTAAACCAGTATTAACCAGCAGGAGGCACACCACCCCCTAAATACTTCAGTCCCTTAAATTAACTGTTCCCAAAATGGGGAGAGAGTGGCTGGTCTTATCCTGTAACAAGAAGCTGTGacccttttttgtttcagacaaGAGTGCTGTTTGGTGTGACAAGATTAATTGTTCCTTTCGTGGTTTACAGGCTTTAGTGGATCTGCAAGTGTCCAAACAAGTCCAAATCCAGATGTTTGAGAGCTGGGAGGAGCTTGGAGAATTTGTCACCATGTTCACAAAAGCTGTAGCTGAAGCACCATTCAGGTGAGCAGTCAGATGAGGTTTGGCCATGTCTTCGTAGAGGCTGCACTTTCACAGTTACTGGAGGGAAGAGCAGCTACGTGGCTGTACTTCAGGACAACAATTTTTAACTGGTTGACAGAAAGGGAATTCTCTCATGTCAACGTACCACTTTGTGTGCATGTTGGCTTGTGTCAGGATGGCTCCCAAGTACAGGATTGTTTCCCTTTTCAGGAGGAAATCTGGGTCTCAAGCAAGGAAACTGGTAATGCATGTAAAGAAAATAGGGTCAGACTTTCATCATTTGACGCCAATGCAATGACAGATGCAGGGATAGGGTTTTCTTCATAGCCTCATTGTCTTACTTGCTTTCCCATTCTCTGTTCTCCCTAGGCGAGCAAAAGAGGAGACGGACTTCCCTTTCTACTCGGGTCCGGGGTGCTGTGGAGGGCCGAAGGTGGATCATGTTGTAAATGGTCTCTTGCAAGTTTGGAAGAGGCAGTTAGAACAAATTAGGCAGGTCAACTTTGCGATGGCTGAGGCTATTgcagctgccttcccttctccacaGCTTCTGTACCAGGTGAGATTGCCTCAGGAATACAGAGTACTGTGCGCAGACAGCCAACAAATGTAAGGCGTGGAAGAAATAATGTAACTGGTATTTGACATGATGATTCTGTGGGAGATGTTTAGTAAGGCAGCAAAGGAACGGATGCCTTGGCACCCGTTGCTTTTGGCTGTACAGAGCAGGCTCCTGAGGGAGCACTACTAGTTTCACATCAGCCTGTCAGCTCACAAAAGAGACCTGGTGAGGGAGGGACCAGGTGAAAAATTATGTTGTGAAAGGGTAGAGCAGTCACAGGTGCCtagctttgattatttttttttgagcaatgtATCCAAATGGATGACACTGTTGTTCCTTTTTGTTGATTTTAGGCCTACAGCAGATTAACCTCGGAGACGGAGCGGGAAAACCTGCTGGTGAACATCCCTTCGTGCAGTGGTGCTGGCAGGACCTTCCAGGCAGTTAGACCATACCTCTCCCGACAAATCTATCAGCAGACCACTTCCTACAACCCTTCTCTCTATTTGAATTACAATCCATAGCCCCAGGGAATGAGGCTGTTACAGTTTGACTGGTTTAGGTATTCAGTTTTGTTCTGGGAAGAAACGCTTAGATAATTAAGTTATTGTGCCAAGTTCAAGTTTAAAGTTCAAGGTCCACGTTAAGTTCAAGGTCCAAGTTCAAGACTTTATTGTAGCAGAAGAAGGTTGGATGAAATTGTTGAACGGCTGGAGTCTGCAGAAGAAAGGTGGTGAACATCATCAGAACATGAATTGGACACTGTTTATAGCATTGATAATTCCTTCTATTTCATAAACAATTTTGAATAATTAACTTTGCTTTGTAACATGTTGTCTTGAATATAGACAGGTATGCCATGTGTTGAATACTTTCTACTGCTAGCCTAAACTGCAAGTAGTTACCTTCTCCCTCCAGTGTGAGAAATTCTAATGCTCAAGCAACATGGTGCTGCGCCCCCCAGCACCTGCTCGAGTGAGGTGGAAGAACTTTACCTCACAAAATAAGACTCTCAGTTTTCCACTGTGGCAGATGGGAACGAGTAAGACCAATTTTCAGATATAAGTTTAGACTGCCTTGATTCAGTCTCCAGATGGCTTAATCTATTGAGGGTCTTGAAATCTGGTTGTATGTGCTGGAATTATGAGGTCTAAACAGTTggcagaaaaagctttcttttacttAGACTGGGGAACGTGCTTGCCTGTCCACAAAGCCATTAGCACTTGTGGACAGGCACACAAGGGCAGTTgaggtctgcagcagcagcacttacAGAGATGAGTGCCCAGAGTGAATTAAGCTTCCAGTGTGTGGAAGTTACCCCTTGGAACCACGAtgcctctgaagaaaaaagcaggtatTTGGCGGGAGCCCTTGCCTGGCCAGTAGCACGCTTCTGACCTGAACTGGTAAATCTTATTAGCCTGGCATTTGCAAGCTTAAGACGGCAAAGCAACAGATGCTGGCAGGAATGTCTGCAGAGAGGAAATATTGCTTTGAATGTTGTTTGCCATTTTTCTGAGCATTTCTGGAGAGTTAAGCAAGGAACTTTTAAAGAATGTGACGAGTTAAATACCAAAAGCAAAGCCTAAAGCTGTTTCAAGGAAGCTCAGAAAACAACACAAGCTGCTAAGCCAGAGGCAGgcagcccttccctcctctgATTCATGCTGTCGCTTTTTTCTGTGATACTTGGGGAATCACAGTTTTACCATTAGGTTACAAAAAGGTGACAGCTTACTGCCTTGATGACCTTGGGATGAAATGCTACAGGCTGTTTCCTTGTGGCACTGCTCTTAGCAGCAACAATCCCAGGTATCAGATGGGAGGCAGCAATTCTGGTAACTAATGAAGGATGTCTCAGTGGAGTCTGTCGCACGGATATTCTCTGAAACCTCCGCTTCACATTATGCGTACGCTGCATTTTAGTGCTCACAAAGCTCTTACGGATATGACAGACCTCGGGATTTCTCTGAACTATAAATTCATTTGTGCAGGTGAGTTTTCTTTAGGTgcaaaccaccaaaccccccAGCCTTCCCAACAGCTtcccccagcaaagccctggcctgtctgctcctgtgctgctgccacagtgccacccagtgctgcctgccgcggctgcagctgctttgtcAGCACTAGCTggttaaaataatgatttctaACTCCACTTCACGtactctgaaataatttttgacaGTTTCTGAAATACCCGAGTGAAAATGCGTTAGCAACATAAACATCCAGTTCAGACAAACTGCTGTGAAAACTGTTGTATTGAAAATTCAGCTCCTTTCAACAGTGCATCAGCTTCTGCACTGCAACATATGGATGTGCAGCCACCCTGCACACTTGTAATTGGTCCTGGAGTAGGCCTTAATATATTACTCCCGTACAGCTGTATCACCAATTTTAGCACAAAGAGAAATGAGAGCAAGGAATGGATATGTATTAAAACCCTCCTACCTCCAGGATAGAGCTATAGGCACCCAGATAACGCAAGGCCTGGTTTTTTCCACTCATACAGATCGGTAGCTTTCTGTGTCTCACCATCTAGGTAAACATCCCATGGAAGTAAGAAGTGTTAACAAGTTTCGGTTAACGTGGGCAAATCATGGGAGTTACAGGCCAACTGCGAAACATGCATGGCAAAGATGATCTGAACAATACCTCTGCTCTGGGTGGAGTGGAGCAACAAACCAATGCTGACTGATTAAAAGCAGTTTCATCAGAACGCAATTCCATAGGAATTCTGCCTGTGCAGATGGTGGAAGGAGATGCTGATGAAGTAAGTGCCTGTCCAGGACAATCACTGCTGTGAGTTCTGTTGTAGCATATTTTGCAGGGTTTTATGGTTTTGAAGAGCGGCTACCACATCCTCGTAGCGAGTGTTCATGCTGATGCACAGGGGTTGACGTTGCAGCTCTGTCAGCTTGCAGGCGGCCAAAGTACAGAGGATGCAGAACAGCACGAAAAGCAGGACTCTCAGCGCCGACCGCGACCAGGAGTGCTTGTGCCGGGGTGGCTGAGCAGGACGAGAACTGGAGGCGGGATCTGTAATGAAAGCGTTTACAGGACAGAGAACGTGAGGAATAAATCAAGTATCTTTTTAATAGTCTACATTCAGAAACAAGCTGTTCGGGTGAGATActtcagcctgtgctgcagctgtctTTTGTCATGAATTTTCATCACTTAACTGTTCAGTAAGTAGATGTGCAGCATCTGTTTAGGATGAAAAGTTTCAAATTTAGTTTCACGGTCAGCACAGAAGAAGGTGTAAAGCACCTTTGTGGAACACAAGACCTGGTTTTGCACATATAGGTCAGtacacttaaaaagaaatgagtgGAGGTACGTTCTCCTTAGGAACAGCTGAACTTTCTTGTAGCTCAGCAGTTCACCAGGAACACAAATTAAGGGGAAAAGGGCACACCAGCAGCGCTTATTAGAAGTCTAAGGCCGcgaggcagggcagagctgctgctgaaagggcAGGCCCTTTGGATCATCCGCGCGGTGCAAGCCCAAGCTGGGAATGTTCTTCTTAGATCTGTATGGCTTCCATAGTTTTTTGGTCCCTTCTCCCTGCATGACACCTCCAGGATGCTCCTCAGTAAGTGTTTATGGCTTAGTTATAAGCAGGAGGCTTTGCCTGTTATGACATTTCGGATTTGCACTCCTGCAATAGAACAGAGACAAGCGAGTGCATCTGCCAAGCCAGTCCTGCGGCAGCGTCCCAAGAGCCTCCTGTCGAACAAAGAGCCCTTACTGactaaagcaaaacagagacaTTTGAAACCCTGAGCACAGCACTAAAGGTGCACTGATTTACCTGGATCTGGAGCTCTTGAAGTTGTACCATAACATCTGGCATAGTCAGCACTTGCTGCTCGGTGTTTGGAGCTGTAACTAACGATACCTGCCCTGAAACCAGAGCACTGAGGGCACAGGAGAGTAAGGCCCCAAAGATGAGCAGTGGATGAACTACAGCAGGGGCTCTTCCACAATATCCCTGTGCCACTCCTGTCACTCATTACCGGGGAGAAAGTTAGTTTAttttggcagagctgggctaGCAACAGCCCAGAGGCTcacctgctgctgtgcagtgagACTCTGTCAAAACCTGGGTAGAAAGCCAGGTTTGTAGGTGCTTGTATACACCCCAGTAATCGATCCTTGGTCAAAGGCAGGCAAGCAGCAGTCCTCTCGTAACAGAAATCAGGGCTTTTCTGGCCTTGTGACTAGCAGCAAGTCCTTGAAGGGGAACAGGGAAGAGCAGGAACCCAGCACAGAGAGTGtgagggggcagcggggggaaTGTGCCTCTCCAGTGGCTTTTTGCCCTGCTGTGTTGCAAAAGCAGTGTAAGCACTCACCTCATCtagccagcagcctgctgctctgaggGCTGCAGGAATTTCGGTTCAGGCTGGTGGCAGTTGTGAGCCTTGTCACCCGCTCTGTAAGAAGAGGTGGGATAATCTCCTGGTTATTGCTGATCCACTGTGAtgttcttcctctctcctcaaTAGACGCCGCCTCCCTATGAGCATGCTTTGAGACACCCTCCAGCTTTCTCAGGAACAGTAATGAGCTCAGAGACCCTGGACAGATGTGGCGTGTCAGACCCATTCCAGGCCCCTCTCAGCTACCAAACTCAGTGAAACACAGCCGTGTGAGGCCTCGGCCTCAGCACGCTGCTTCCACCCATGGTGTCAGGGACAGAAGTGCCTGTGGCATCGTTCTGGTCTGCAGGGAACGGCCAAATGTCAGACCTTCACCCAGATTCACACTCAGCCGAGACACAGGCAAGTCAGACCCCAGGCAGCGGTGccgtccctcctgcagcacaagGACAAGCATGGAGCCAACGCCAGCTCTCTAGCTCTGAGCGGAGCAACCAGGGGTGCCTGTTCGCTCTTCTCTGGCAAACGTGCTGTGACCAAAGGAGACAGACCAGCTGCTTGCTTTGACAAAGGGGACAAAGCCAAGGTGAAGGTCTGCTCAGCCAGAGTGATCCCAGTGCCTGAACACTGACCACACATGCTTTAGGAGCAAGAAAAGGAAGTCCTACACTGGTATCTTCGGAGCTAGAATATTATTGTCCTCTCATGCCAGTCCAGCTGTGGTGGTCTGTCCCAGTcgctccttcccatccctccctaCGTGAGGCAGGAAGCTCAGAGCATGGTGACGAGTTTAAAGCTTCCTACTTCTGTGACAGGGATAACATTGATAAAGGCTTTATAAAGAACCGCTCCTTTGGGTAGACAACAGATCGCTTCCCTGCTCTCACTGCTGCGGGGCAGAGGTACGTAGACCTCTTTGGTGTATCTCACAATCCCATCCTCCAGGGCATACAGAGTCTTGTTACGGCCCATCCCCACCTGGAAGAGGATGAGGACTGTTAGAAAGGGAAGGCTGGAGGTCCACCTCTAAAGAAGATCTGATCATTGGTCTGCCTTGCTGGATATCCTGCCTTCGACAGCATCTGttgctttgtatttcaaaataaaaccacgCTATTTGCTTCCAGCAATCCATATGCAAAAGTGC
This is a stretch of genomic DNA from Falco peregrinus isolate bFalPer1 unplaced genomic scaffold, bFalPer1.pri scaffold_51, whole genome shotgun sequence. It encodes these proteins:
- the LOC129783536 gene encoding crossover junction endonuclease EME1-like — translated: MFESWEELGEFVTMFTKAVAEAPFRRAKEETDFPFYSGPGCCGGPKVDHVVNGLLQVWKRQLEQIRQVNFAMAEAIAAAFPSPQLLYQAYSRLTSETERENLLVNIPSCSGAGRTFQAVRPYLSRQIYQQTTSYNPSLYLNYNP